Proteins co-encoded in one Prescottella sp. R16 genomic window:
- a CDS encoding TIGR02678 family protein: MTVSPLDLDSYQRAARVVLSNHLVTQSYPDRTALPLVRRWATELRDDLLELFGYRLEVTETTARLFTVPDRIGPGTPARTTTDRTFDRHRYAYLALALAALGRAGNQITLSELADHVAADATRIPGVELSTDRSTDRDAFVDAVGWLAARGAIVLADGDAGRWASNPDAGEALYDIDRSVVVALFRPPRALQHVTSVRSLLAGAPAPDPDDPGASGYRTTDPRETARRMRRALVQRPVVYADDLTDDERLQLALPGTAAAVERLTGLAAERRAEGIAMIDTSGRLSDIRFPSTGTVSQVALLLAGEMADRVLDLDAPELPALPLPSTAQDMLIDELDGAVPSAGIFEQLADDDPPPAADPASEAEAGPDPARYPLLDHEWIAGTVTELAHQFGRTFAAQWQADPDGLRRAAVTLLDRLDLVRVVTGEPGGVLVLPAIARFRGVVVTVRERSAQPELFRDPISEDPVSEPGTATDPENSVEK, encoded by the coding sequence GTGACCGTCTCCCCCCTCGACCTCGACTCGTATCAGCGGGCGGCCCGCGTCGTCCTGTCGAACCATCTTGTGACGCAGTCCTATCCGGACCGGACTGCGCTACCGCTGGTGCGGCGCTGGGCCACCGAACTGCGCGACGACCTCCTCGAGCTGTTCGGGTACCGGCTCGAGGTCACCGAGACCACGGCCCGGCTGTTCACGGTCCCCGACCGGATCGGGCCCGGCACCCCGGCCCGCACCACCACCGATCGCACCTTCGACCGGCACCGCTACGCCTACCTGGCGCTCGCGCTGGCCGCGCTCGGCCGCGCCGGCAACCAGATCACCCTCTCCGAGCTGGCCGATCACGTCGCCGCCGACGCCACCCGGATCCCCGGCGTGGAGCTGTCGACCGACCGGTCCACCGACCGTGACGCGTTCGTCGACGCCGTCGGCTGGCTCGCCGCGCGCGGCGCGATCGTCCTGGCCGACGGCGACGCCGGCCGCTGGGCGTCGAATCCCGATGCCGGCGAAGCCCTCTACGACATCGACCGGTCCGTCGTGGTGGCCCTGTTCCGGCCGCCACGGGCCCTGCAGCACGTGACGTCGGTGCGGTCGCTGCTCGCCGGCGCACCGGCCCCGGACCCCGACGATCCGGGTGCGAGCGGTTACCGGACCACCGATCCGCGGGAGACGGCACGACGGATGCGCCGGGCACTGGTGCAGCGGCCCGTCGTCTACGCCGACGACCTCACCGACGACGAACGCCTGCAGCTCGCGCTGCCCGGTACGGCGGCCGCCGTCGAACGGCTCACCGGCCTCGCCGCGGAACGCCGCGCCGAGGGCATCGCGATGATCGACACGTCGGGGCGGTTGTCGGACATCCGGTTCCCGAGCACCGGCACCGTCTCCCAGGTGGCGCTGCTCCTCGCCGGGGAGATGGCCGACCGGGTCCTCGACCTCGACGCGCCCGAGCTGCCGGCACTGCCGCTGCCGTCCACGGCGCAGGACATGCTGATCGACGAACTCGACGGCGCCGTCCCGTCCGCCGGGATCTTCGAGCAGCTCGCCGACGACGACCCACCCCCGGCCGCGGACCCGGCATCGGAGGCCGAGGCCGGTCCCGACCCGGCCCGGTATCCGCTGCTCGATCACGAGTGGATCGCCGGCACCGTCACCGAACTGGCCCACCAGTTCGGGCGCACGTTCGCCGCGCAGTGGCAGGCCGACCCCGACGGGCTGCGCCGCGCGGCCGTCACCCTGCTGGACCGCCTGGACCTGGTCCGCGTCGTCACCGGGGAACCCGGTGGCGTCCTGGTGCTGCCGGCGATCGCCCGGTTCCGTGGCGTCGTCGTCACCGTCCGCGAACGCAGCGCCCAGCCCGAACTGTTCCGGGACCCGATATCCGAGGACCCGGTGTCCGAGCCCGGCACCGCGACCGACCCCGAGAACTCCGTAGAGAAGTAG